From the genome of Myxococcaceae bacterium JPH2:
TCCGCCTTGGCCTTCTCGTCGCGAGGAGCCTCCTTGCGAAGTTCCTCGGCGGGCGGAGGTAGCTTCTCCGACTTCTTGCCAAAGACGGTGCGGGTGAGCGTCGCGACCTGCTGCTCGAGCGCCGTCAACCGCTCGCGAAGCGCTTCGGCTTCCTCGCGCCACGGGCAGTGGTGGTCCATTGGCAGCTCACGAGCCATGCCACCCAGGTACTCACCGCCGAGCCGAGGTGCCCTGGGACTCGGCTGGCTGCCCGGGTGGCTGCCATTGGGCCGGCCGACGTACCCGAGAGACGTCGATGCCGTCGAGCAGCATCGCCAATTGGGTGGAGTCCAACTGCACCGACGTGGCGTCGTCCGCGACGACAGGCATGCGGAAGCGGCCCGCCTCCAGTCGCTTGTATAGAAGCAGGAATCCTCCGCCGTCCCACGCCAGCACCTTCACCTTGTCCCTCCGCTTGCTGACGAAGACGAAGAGGTGGCCGGAGTACGCGTCGGCCACCAGGACGCGTTGCACATGAACGAAGAGACCGTCGATGGACTTGCGCATGTCCACCGGCTCAGCGGCCAGATGGATGCGGACGGCGCGCGGCAGAAGGAGCACGT
Proteins encoded in this window:
- the tnpB gene encoding IS66 family insertion sequence element accessory protein TnpB, with the translated sequence MLLLPRAVRIHLAAEPVDMRKSIDGLFVHVQRVLVADAYSGHLFVFVSKRRDKVKVLAWDGGGFLLLYKRLEAGRFRMPVVADDATSVQLDSTQLAMLLDGIDVSRVRRPAQWQPPGQPAESQGTSARR
- a CDS encoding IS66 family transposase; this translates as MDHHCPWREEAEALRERLTALEQQVATLTRTVFGKKSEKLPPPAEELRKEAPRDEKAKA